From the Kogia breviceps isolate mKogBre1 chromosome 10, mKogBre1 haplotype 1, whole genome shotgun sequence genome, the window ACTTAGCTTTGCCAGTGTAGTGTGAAATCAGCCACagataatacataaacaaatggacatGGCTGCGttccaacattttctttttttacaaaaacaggccGTGGGCTATTTACCGACCCCTGTTCTAAATGCATAAGAAAGATAAAAGGTGATGGAGCTGCTGAAGCAAGGGGAAATGAATAAAATCACCCAGGAGGAGAAGCCAGAGCAAAGGAGAGAATTGCTGAGAAGAGAATGTGAGGAATTATCCATTCTTAAAAGGGTGAAATCATAGAACCACTGGTGAAAGGCAAGAAGAGGTGGAAGAGGTGGGTCAAAGCAGAGTCACAGAGacctgggagaggagaggaggaagtggTCCACGGACAAGAAAATGTCTGAGAAAAtgatcctggacttttttttttttttcatcttttggccacgccgcacggcacgtgggatcttatttctccgactagggatcgaacccgcgccccctgtgttggcagtgcagagtcttaaccactggaccgccagggaagtcccaacgaTCCTGGACTTGACGGCTGGTGGCTTTTAGGAGAGTAACTTCCATAGAGTGGCAGAGGTGAATGCCTGATTCAGTCAGTGGAAAGTCAGTGGTGGGGGGAAGTGACGGCGGAGGGGGTGCTCTGGAAGGTAAGGGgtcaggaaggggaaggggtgagagctccaggggagggagggctgagCCCGGTTAGACAGAATGGTGGGCACATTGATAAGACTGAAGACAAGGAGCCTGTGCAAAGGAGTTTAAAGATATGGGAAGGTTTATAATAGCCAAAGGTGTCCCAGTGTCCATAgatggatgactggataaacaataTACAGTggatccatacaatggaatgttaatcagccttaaaaaggaacggAATCCTGACACATGGATGAATTTAGaagacattctgctaagtgaaataagccagtcacaaaaacgacaaatactgtatgattgcaCTCGTATGAGGGACCTAGTGTAGGCGACAGACAGAATGTAGAATGGTgctggccaggggctgggaggagtgaTTCATGGGAAATTACTGTTCAATGgacatagagtttcagttttgcaagatgaaaagagtcctGGAGATGGGCCATTCCGATGGGTGTACAACATTATGTatatacttaataccactgaactgtaccagTTTTAGGTCAAATATGCAATTCTATATCTATTTTGAGTCCTTTGGGTTCTAGCAAGGGACACCCATATCGCTGTTCTAACAATCTGGACTATTTCTCTGATTATCTACCTGGAAACCTGCCACTTTCCTTTGAGCTGTTGTTAACCTTCATGCATAGGCATTGTTTGCAGAAAATGTGCAAAGGAGCCTTCTCCAGAGATGGCTACAAAATGTGATTATTACATATGTTCAACTTCTGGATGGTATGACAGATTTTCTAATGTTGTCCAGTTTGCCATATAAACAAAATTGtgcaaagctttaaaaaaaatggtcaagAGGTAAGCACTATGTATATTGCATCACCatttgaaagaaaagagacaCTAGTGAGAAACTAGTGGAAGTTGAATACATCTGTGGTTTAGTTAACAGCACTATTTCCAACGTTTAAAAAGAAGTACAAGCACACgcaccaaaaaactaaaaaaaagtacacacacataaatagcACAGCAATCTTCTCCTCTCAGCTGTCAGCTGCATTATGTTATCGTCTGCCTCCTTTTTCAACATCAGTGAAACAATTCAAACTGTATCAACTATAAATCTACGCATGTATAAAGCTATTTTAATCAACCATACCATAAATTATCCCTTTGTGTATTAATAAATACCTTGACCTCCCGAAGGTTCATGCATTCCTCCCAGGaataaaactttcttttcattctaaaaGAGAGGAAACAAATAGTACGTTTATTCCCAGTAACTGGCTATGCTTGACcttaaacaaaaaatgttttcgTTCTGAACCTAATGAACAAGTGCTTAAAGTGGGTTCCAATTTCTACCAGATACTATACTATCCAAAacagcattttatttaaaaacctgGCAGTGCAATCAATCCTCCAGCACAAAATTTCCCAGCAGAGTTAGCAGGAGGGCATTTGCAAAGAGGCCTGGACTGCGGTCTTGCTCTGTCACTAATCAGCTAACCCTGCCCTGGAGGAAAAACCCCCAGGCTTATTTTACCAGGACCAGAGCTGTCCAATCGAACTTTCTGCAttggtggaaatgttctgtaccgtccagtatggtagccactagacaCAGGTGACTACTGAGCACCTGGCGTGAGGCTAGGGCAACACAGAAACTGAATTgttaatctaaattttaaatttaaatttaaatgatataTGATTACTTGCCACCATGTTGGACGGCACAGGGATGGACACTCCGgtacaggggttggcaaactatggcccatgggcTAATTCCACCCGACCATCTGATTTTATACAGCCCATGAGACAAGAATggcatttatacttttaaatggttgggaaaaacaaagcaaaagaaaaataataatttgtgacGTGTGAAAATGATCTGAAATTCCAGTTTCAGTTTCCATAAATgaagttttgttggaacacaaTCACACTCATTTGCTTCCATATGATATATGGCTGCTTTCCCACTACAACAACAGAGATGGGTTAtgacagagaccacatggcctgcaaagcctaaaacatttactggCTGGCCCTTTGCAGGAAAAGTGTGCCAACCCCTGGTACAGAGCCtgaggggagagacagacagccTGGTGAGCTGGCCAGAAATCTAAGGGTTCTCTCTTTCATGGCCCTTCAAACACATCATCTCATTTGAATCTTACAGCAGCCCCATGAGACAGATGGGATGGGTGGAAACTAAGAAACAGAGAAGTTATGCCATTTCACCAGGGTCTCATTGCTGGCTAATGACAGGTCAACTCTCATCTCTCGCCCTCACTCTGAGAGTCTGTCCCCAATGTCACACTGTCTCCCAGCTGAGTGACCATTTCCTTTATTCATGCCCCAGATATATTTTAGCCCCTGCTACACATGGCAGAGGcccaggcactggagatacaatGATGGGCAAGATGTTGCTCATGGAACCGACCTCGGAGCAGGAAGGCAAGTCATCAATCGCCTTCTGTGCTGAGTGCCGTGACGGGAAGGGACAGGGCACCGTGAAAGTGGACCCCAACGTGACCTAATCTTATCTAGGGTATCAGGAAACAGCCTTCCAGTGAAGTGGTATTTCAACCAAGACCTGAAGGACCAGGAGAATTTGGCCTGGTCAGAGGCGTGCGGTAGTGAGTAGCATGGGAAGACAGAGGGCAGAAAGGTATCTGGTGAGTTCAAGCCAAAAGGCCAGTGTGGGCAGGGCAAAGCAGGCAAGGAAGTAGTGGGAGGAAATGTAGCCAAAGGAAACAGGCAGGGGCCGAGTGAAGCAGCAAGTTGTAAAATTGGGGGCTTGACCCTAAAACTGATAGGAAGACATTAAAAGCTCTTCATTTGGGATCCCTgcaagcagagcctgaggcaaggacTTGGGTGCAGGGAGTTGATTTGGGAGGTGATTCCAGGAACTCAGGGCAAGGAGCAGGGAAGCTGAGAACAGACAGGGGGGAAACCCAGGAAAGGACACATTATGGAGCTGACACTGCAGTGGGCAACGGGGGCTCAGTCCTGCTGGGGACCTTCTGTGGACCAAGCAGGAGCACCTTGGTTGAGTCTCCCATGTGCACCTGAGGTGGGATACTGGTGCCAGGCACATCACTGCACACCCCAGCACGCTGAAGTCAGGTGGGACAAGGGGACATGATGGGGCAGCAAAGAAGGTTTGGTACAATTGATTTTAGACAATTAGACTCACGTGTTTAATATAAGCCCTTCAGGCTGGAATGGACAGGGGTAAGAATGGAAGCCAGGAACCCTAGAGAGGAAAGTATTCTAGAGGCAGAGGTGGTAAATGATAATGAGTTGAATGGGGGGTTAGCAGTGGGGAATTGGAGAAGTAGGTGGATCAGATAAATATCTGGTAGTTAGAGTCTATAGTaccagacaacaaatgctggggcACAGGGAGGGATGTCGGGGGACTCCCAGGCTTTGCGGGGATGGAAATGTGTCATTTATCAAGACAGGCATTATATGCTGGATTTAAGTTCAGTTTTGGGTATGATGAGTGTGAAGTGTCTTCAGGGCATCCAAATGGAGATGTTGAGAAGGCAACTGGATATAGATGAGtatggcaggcagactctaaaatGGTCCCCAAAGCCcccccacctcctggtattcacgAACTGGCATAACCCCCCTTCTTTTAacgacttgcttctaaccaatacAATACAGCAGTTTGAGAGGATACCCCTTCTGTGATTAGTTTACAAATGCAATAAGATGTCACTTCCATCTTGGTTGAAGACTCTCAATGCCTTCTTGATTTCCATGTCTTGATGGAGCAAGTTGCCATGTTGTGAGCTGCTCtttggagaggcccacatggcaagGGACTGAGGGCAGCCTCCAGCCAAGAGCCAGCAGAGGACTAAGCCCCTCAGTCCAACAGCCCCCAAGGTACTGAATGCTGCCCACAGtcatgtgagtgagcttggaagtggatccttccccaGTCCAGCCTTCAGATGAGATCCCAGCACCAGCTAGCAGCTTGACTGcagcctcatgagagaccctAAAGCAGAGAACTCAGCTGAGCCAGGCCCAGactcctgatccacagaaactgtgagatagttGTCTTAAACCACAATTTTTGGGGGTAAACtgttatgcagcaacagataactaatacagtTGGTCTGGACTCAGATTGCAAAGTgcgagtggggtggggggagcaaaACCGTAGTCACCAGACTATCACACGTGTAAAGGATCCAGAATAAGTCATTTCATGTCTCACTTTCAGTTTCCTttcctataaaatatttcttaatctgCTTGTTACTACCTCCCCATATGAGAAGATCCTTGGAACAAGTACTAGAGCTGTATGCAAAGTAGTGCATCTAACATGGGGATGTGTTTAAGACTCTAACGCGAGCATCCCAGAGTTCACAGTCATCTAACCCACAGCAATCAATGTCTGAGATTCTTCTCCATGCCTCCCCTGTAGAAACTTTTCACCGATGAGGAATGGAGAGCATAGAGTTAAAACTATGTTGACAATGTGTCATTGAGGATGGATTCGTGAGTGTGAAGGATAAAACTTACTTTTTAATAGCAATCAGTTCCCCAGACTCGATGCTTCTTCCCAGCAGGACGGAACCATAGGTTCCATCCCCGAGTTGCTTGATGGTTGTATATCTATTCATGGTGTGCCCGCTCAGGCCGGACACTCATCTCAGGGCCGAGGCGGATCAGTCCTGCAGCCGTAGCAGACCTCCCCGGAGTGTAACCAGATTTTTCTATGGCAGCACCAGCACAAGGTATTCAATAGAACGTGACTATCTCccaaatacatattttcaaagaTGAGTCTTCTGCctgtagagaaaaatgaaagacaaggATAAATGTTCATGTACATTCTATGTCTGTCTAAATCAGGGGCCAGCTGTAACCCccagcctgccacctgtttttttgtaaataaagttttattggaacacagtcatgccCACTCACTTGCATATTGTCTGCAGCTGCTTTCACGCTACACAGCAGAGTAGTGACACAGTAGTGACACagactgtatggcccacaaagcctaagggATTTATTACTGTacactttacaaaaaaaaaaagtttgttaacCTCTGGTCTAAATACTGctcttttccagttttttatAAAATGAGACACAGCGTTCTTGGAAAGTGATTTTATCACTGACTCAGAAATGAATCAGCTGCAATTTGATGCCTTTCTGCTGACTAACCACTGTAGGCAAACACGACATGATAACTATGGTCGATGGAAATTGCTGAGCTACAAGAATCCATGCTAAATATACTGTGTTCTCTGTATTCAGCTACAATTAACAATGTAAACATACAAAAGGCCAAGAAATGCTTAAATTAAGGTTCTCTTGATATAGAACTTACATGTGCTCCATGAAGTGTTTGTGGCTAGGCAACAatagtattttattaatattatttttattactagatATTCAGAAGCTAAACAAATAACTAGTAAATTTTTAAGGCCTGCATGTAGGGTGTGTCTCTTTTAAAGTCCTTCAGttgtgttctttaaaaagataagtcatgggacttccctggtggagcagtggttaagaatctgcctgccgatgcagggaacacggattcgagccccgttccgggaagatcccacatgctgcggagcaactaagcctgtgcgccacaactactgagcctgtgctctacagcctgtatgccacaactactgaagctcacgttccaccactactgaggcccacgcgcctagagcccatgctccacaagaaaagccaccacaacgagaagcccacatatgtgaggaagagtagcccctgctcgctgcaactagagaaagcctgcacgcagcaacgaagacccaatgcagccaaaattaaataaatttataaagaaaaagataagtcATTGATCATTTATAAAATTGAGTGTCATTCAGTCTGCCTATAATGAAGAAAATGCAGTACATAACTTAAGTGATTGCAATGCCTTTAGGCAaacattaataaaatgtaaatgcttaaATAAGAAcactaaagactttttaaaaaatatatccgtCAAACTAATAATCTGAAAAATCAAAAGATCAGAAAAGAATGATAGAATAAGTGACATTCTGCATCAAAATCTaatcattgcagcttctcctttcagAAGAATTCCAgtcaataaatgtagaaggaaagagggaaataagAAATTCGCTATTAGGCAAACGTCACAATTTGTTGCAGACAAGATTCGCCGATGGATGCAAATATTGGTCGATGAGCGTTTGATGAGAAACAGGTTATTCACATAGTTTCAAAGtatctttgggaattccctggccgccCTTTCACTTACCAGGCCCAGTTTCTTTGATGCctcattggggaactaagatacaaACCAAATGGAGCAGCCAAAAAGACAAAGTATCTTTAAGACATTTATTAATGTCAAAGGGAAAGATAGTAACTCTACAGGCAGAAATCTAACCTCCTTACCCAAGTGATCAAGTTCAACATCAACATTACTAAGACATATGACACCATGTACCCTGGATTTGATGCTCTGAGGAGGGCACACCATCACCTCTGTGGTGTTCTGTCAAAAATGCAGAACCTCAATCCACTCATGAGAAAACGTCAAACTCAAATGAGGGACGTGCTACAAAAAACTGACCGatactcttcaaaagtgtcaagatcATAAAAGGCAAGGAcagactgaggaactgtcacagatTGGAGGCAAagaaggagacatgacaactaaacacAATGTGAGAACCTGAATAAGATCCCAGAACAGACAAAAGACATTAGCGGAAAAGttggtgaaatttgaataaggtcATAGTTTAGTTAACAGCACTGTGCCAGTGCTAACTTCCTGAGTTTGATCATTGTCCTACGGTTATAGAAGATGTTAATATTAGGGTAAGCTGGGTGAAGAATCTCTAAGAACTgtctgtactatttttgtaacATTTCTGAAAGtctaaaattagttcaaaatttaaaattaaaaagtaattctaGTCTATGTTTTTGTGAAGGCTTTGCATGACCTTGAGAAACCTTAAGAACTATAAAGGTTATTCCTGATTTCACCATATTCTACCATATAACTGGAAAACCTTTTAGAGATCAAGcctacctgcccctcccccactcattCCCATTTCCCCATAGAACCATTTTAAGGCCCCTGGTTTGAAGagcattttccttcttttgaagCTCTACAGGATCAGACAACCTACAACTTCCTTCAGCAGCTCTTTACAGTGATAGATTCCATTgctgattaataaatatttataaagcacttccTGTGTGACAGACCCTATGTTAATATCCGGGGATACAAAGACCAATAAAatatggtccttttttttttttaaagatcttagcGTCTCATGGCAGAGGATGAGAGT encodes:
- the LOC131763292 gene encoding uncharacterized homolog; translation: MYLGDSHVLLNTLCWCCHRKIWLHSGEVCYGCRTDPPRP